A segment of the Pieris napi chromosome 5, ilPieNapi1.2, whole genome shotgun sequence genome:
CACAGGAGTTTttgtaagttttttataaaaagcatATTCACCTGGTGGTATTAAATTGCACTAATTTCAAAGTACAATTTTTAGATGCATAAAATTgacaaatattcaaaatatatctGTGAAAATTGCTTCAATCTACTTAAAGGATCAATATTCTTTCGGGAGCTATGTCTCAGAAACAACCAAAACTGTTTAAAAAGGCTATCAAACCGGAAAGGTaagctatttaaaaatgttatgttgtgTCTcctttatcattattattctatattcTAACTTATCTGTTACATGTTAAAtgtcattatttttagaacttattaTGAAAACTGATCAGGAGCAGGTGTTTGAACAGGAAACACAACCAAATCACTCTGATGATGAAGTAGATACATGGCTTTGTTCCTCTTgcaataaagaatttttagaCATGGTTACATTTACTTATACTTTTGATTCATTTTTTTGTGGACTCAGGCAAgagcaaataaaaaacaactaagtttttttcatattattttccaGATTTCATATGACATACACTGTACAGaatgcaataaaaattatgaaaatgcaGAATTAGATTTTAAGGTAGAGAAAAATGAGAGAGCATTATGTGAAGTCTGTGGCAAAACTATAGCTTGTGTTGGACAACTAACGCTTCATTTGTacgtttttatacaaaaaatttaaaaaactcgAGGATTTTCTCAAAtttcttgatttttttaattttcttagaTATAAGATAGAACcacaagatatttttttatttcaatattattaatactcatatattattttataatttacagaAAAAGCCATAGCAATAGTTTTCCATACCTATGTGACACTTGTCCATACAGAGGTAGAACAGTGGAACTATTAAAAGTGCATAAAAGAATTCATTTAAAAGTCAAACCTTTTAAGTGTACTCAATGCCCTCAAAGAACTACCACACATGGAAACTTAAAAAAGCATATGGATCGTCGGCACAGCAGTATTCAATACAAGGTACCTACTTATTTATGTGTAATGCATGGTTAGCAAATCttctaattagaaaataaaatttcgatTTGTAATGTCCAACTCCCTTGGTTTGTGTATGTGCCAAGGTTTTGCTTTGAAATTCTCTAAAATCCTATACCCCTGGCGACTTCGGGCAGACGTTGTGTCCCACcacgttttatattttgattactaCACACACTATATTTATTGCTAAAGTAACATTTGATAAATGTGCCTAGGTGTTCCTGGACACATGTAACCAGTTCTACCAGTTACATTCATAGGATTAGGGCAAAATTGTTCTGCTCTTATTACTTATAATCGCAACTTCATTCAGTTCCATGATCGGCACCCTTTCTTAGGTcttcctccagctttttccaaagCTCTCTTTGCCATGACATTCTTTCTCCATTTGCTTCTatatcttctatccaccttatTCTAAGGCGGTTCTCTTTCCCCTTCATCCTTTCCATATGTcttaatatgtacataatatttcataaattaacgaaattttaattttaaaaatagaatttctatatgGTCATTCGCCCTTCTGACTCTTTCCAACCGGTCTCAATAGCTCcattttcttcgacaaaaacgctgcacatctttgtgacgctaatattattattaccctcatgcgcctaaagaagtttcacttcaataattatGACTTGCTTTTCGTATTCTATACATCAAGATTTACctactataaaaaaaggtaTAGAATAGATGTTTTGTAGACGTGTGTTCTTCACGTGACAAACTAGTGATAGAAAGTTGTCTCCTCCTATGTACCACCACAAGAGGGTTCAACCTGTTTTGAAAGAACAAGAACAACCAACATGCATAACTTAGTtagtcaatatattttttttaaatagtatattcTATCTCTTTAGTGTCCTTATTGTGAGAAGATAACATCGTCGAAGCATGACCTTACAAAACACATCGAAGATATGCATTTAAATCAAGAGCCTTTCCCATGTGATATTTGttgtaaaacttttaaaataaggtacagatattttaatataatacaaactcAGTGGTATGCATGTTCCATGATATTTTTCCATcgatactttttaataaacagtTTAATTACTTTACATTCAAATGTTCAACTAATTTATATCtcgttttatttcaaatcaaatttaaacgGATATACAATACGCTTTACATATTGAACTAATTGTGCCGTTAACAAATCACAGACGAATCGATCGCGCGTTGCGTCTtttgtgttttaaaatgtgtaacccagtcttatttataaaaaagcacCACAAAGACTTACTGAGCCTATTTAAGAGAACAAAATTTTGACtacaatttaaattctataattCGTAACTTGATGGAAAGTGCGTAACGTTAGTAAACTtttacaaattgtatttatttttcagacaTTATTTACGCAAGCACCTTAGAAAAgttcacaaaataaaaacggGACACCCAAGAGGTCGTGTACCAGATTACTTGCGCTACCAAAATGaagaaagaaataaagatGTGGTTAACGCGGATGTCATGTAATAAGTAAATTTGACTGAATGTGAACAGAACTCAGAAGACAGAAGGTACCTGCTACAGAAGTCTGCAAAATCTCGCTTGAAGCTTTAGAAATTTCGTGTGTAATTAGAATGTCAAGATATATAAGTAAATTGTTTGTGAAAAGAAGTCCTTGTACATTTATAAACTCCGTTCCAAACAAAACGGTCacctaagaaatattttttttcattatttctttaaaaccgATGTACACGgccatacaattaaaaatggtCGCCAATAAAGACAAGATGTTATTactcttttaatttaaataaagttacaaatgCAAGAACTAAATTTGTtaaagattataattaaaaaacaaaaaaatgttttttttttttaatttttcacataaattttgaggttatgtgaaaaaagtataaatacaaatctttttattatctacaactttgccatttgaCTTTTTTCCATAGGACTttgttttgccggaaatcgagataaaccgtgtTTTACCCTTAAAAAGGGGGGTGACCCCTTCCTCTTTCCGAATATTCTCCTTTTCCAAATTccaatgggtttcatcctactaagTAGACTAATGTCTATTTGGTCTtccttaaggccgatttacattatcattagtgtttaggagagtgctttaggatagtactttagttgaaacatgtaaacgctacttgctttagtaaacgctacgctaaagaacttgcctttcaagttgtactaaagcactctcctaaacactaagataatgtaaatcggcctttatattaaagttaagCGTCAGTAGACTGAAACCATACTACTCTATAGTTTATTAGCGCCTGCCGCTTAGAAGTTttagggtatgttccgatatacactgcgagtactgtatagtgctcccactgttcaaaaattCGTTCCGTTATGGACTGCCAGTATACAGCCGCAGCGTCCTAGggaaatatatgacgtcacaaatccccgctatacttctactgcgagcactggcgttttcgaggtaaggtactcgcagtgctttgatcacgtgatcaatcaaaaccacttgaatgcctaacggctgatataacttacagtttaataacaaacatttaaaattctaattaaagAATTAGCTTGGACTAATTAATGAAAGTTAATATAAGTTGAGTTATGATAAACAGactttttctaattaaaaaatacttactttctttgtagtattaattcaattgacagttaatattaatatagatttttttaatgcgataatactccaataatagtttttcttgttgaattgaaaaactttgatgcaatcatttgaaaactgtgtcgaaaaacgaagctgactagtatactgggggtctagccaagatggcttaacagtagtgtatgtagaaagtcgaaaactaaatttgtatgaaaatgacagctcgtgtcgacagtcggtagcctaggccctaaaggcgtgagtcgggatacaataagcgacgccatgacagtgctacgaaaagacacacattaacgcttacgctattcggtagccaacggccaattaatgtttcggcagtgtagaaaaaacgacgtTTCTCCGCCATGTTTTAGCGTGATCTCAAAAGCTGCTGTTTGCAATAATTAAGTACAACTATTGCCATCTTTGATGGCtaccgttttaaaaacatgtcatattttggacgttttaacgaaatggttttaatttgttatctgtctttttttaacgttctcgtgtaattataataatttaaactagagttcatatttttaagttaagagttttagtttttctatgaatcaatgcgaggataacataatagacacaggtaaatatgaaaatatcaagaaaatcagcaaattagtagaggtaaatcctagttatattggatatctcttattgatatttatattgcatgtaagttcatgaaattgttctttaagtaaaattattgtacattttatttgtatatttcagatgataaagcagtcactaatgaacataattagaagttctaaatatattttattgtaattataatagaagctaatgatataatattgattatattaatcaaataaagtggatttatacttcatgaactttggaaatataaaatctagtgaGCAATACTAAGGAATGGTAagcagatattttctttaattatttactaagttaatatactagagaagttattataatattgttaatgaatgagaagtttgaattcaagtcctttgggagttactgacattgtttggttattaagaactttaattgacaataagcagcagtgacaaattaagtatatttttaagtttagaattaagtaaagagttttaatactaaagttaCCTATTGAACAAACCTTGGACCGATCTTACAGTTTAGTTTGtcagttttctatttgatcaaagtactaactaaaatattttcttttcagaaaaagagaagctatggagtatgaaataatgGTTGGTTAAGTAACATTACCTCAAGAACAGGAAACAGTAACTGAAACTATGTTCTTCTacatttaaacttaataaGTACAGCAGTTTGAATGTTAATGagacattattataaacaaactgcatttgtagattttgggaagaattatatctttacaataactattattatttacaattgttgtgTTAAGGAAACAATCACTATTTTTTAATCGCCCAGGATGTATTCATAGTAACTGTAGGtatcatagtaattttatgaaattatcaCAATATCTAACGTTAGGTTTTATGaattgaacaattttttgtatataacagcATACAAACAAGATATTGACATTGCTGCAAACtaacacttacatttattagttaattatctacatatataaatatgaatacatctacaatgtcagtaactcccaagggacttgaattcaaacttctcattcattaacaatattataatagatatCTCTAGTATATTgacttagtaaataattaaagaaaatatctgcttaccattacttagtattgctcactagattttatatttccaaagttcataaagtataaatccacttcatttgattaatttaaatcaatattatatcattatcagcttctattataattacaataaaatgtatttagaacttctaattatgttcattagtgactgctttctcatctgaaatatacaaataaaatgtacaatcatttttctttgtgattatataatatatgcaatattaaatggtacatatatatatttttcaaattaaagaacaatttcatgaacttacatgcaatataaatatcaataaaagatatccaatataactaggatttacctctactaatttgctgattttcttgatattttcatatttatctgtGTCTATTAAGTTATCCTCGCATTGATTCattgaaaaactaaaactctaAACACgagaaagttaaaaaaaacagataacaaattaaaatcatttcgttaaaacgtccaaaataagacatgtttttaaaacggtagcgattaaagatggcaatagttgtactgaattattgcaaacagcagcttttgagatcacgctaaaacatggcggagaaacgccgttttttctacactgccgaaacattaattggccgttggctaccgaatagcgtaagcgttaatgtgtgtcttttcgtagcactgtcatggcgtcgcttattgtatcccgactcacgcctttagggcctaggctaccgactgtcgacacgggctgtcattttcatacaaatttagttttcgactttctacatacactactgttaagccatcttggctagaccccctggttacaatttaaaacggaacgcagtccagggggtctagccatattggtgtcgaaaagtattctacatacactaccgcttttgcgtaattgtactgtcgaaaacgcttcgttcgtagccaagaggcatgtcGATACATTACCGCTAAGTCGACACCGTAGATGCGAGCTGCCGTTCGTAGCACCTTATTCCGTCATATTGTCTCTGGATTAAATGTATtcctaatgtcacttttataaacaaataaaagttaaaactacaatattattgtaaatttgcaaTAATTGCAAATTCCAATTATTGGAAGCTGCAAAAGGGACATTAGAATGTCAGCAAGGTCGGAacaattttcgatttaagtggaatttacggaaggtgcaaagtcaatatatgaattttaattgcatgtttaaattaattatggtttgtttcatgttttctcagaaatttaaggctacaaataaatacaatattttgaaattgcataatcgcgatatataataattattagtactcatactttgatatttttaggattAGGAACCTCACAACTAATCTGCAAAATGAagaagcaacatattttgttaccgcttagaagaaacaatagaaatagtactgtggattgataaataaagagtgAAAATAAGGTTTACTAGAAGTTGATAAGGAATAGAAGGATAGTCcaaggaattaaaaaacaatagaaaaaaaacgtagactagtgtgaacactgaaattagagtttgatttaagctttaattaggtttggtgtttgtgtttgaacatttttaatgtcaatttgtaagcagatttatatataagtgtagattttattagtgattactactagttggaattatctctgtttatgtctaacaaacaatttcagtttaagttAGAGTCATAAAGgttgattgtttataataaatttatacttttagaaAGTGAAAATTGAAAAGCAGCAAGTACtcaatgaaatgaaaagagggattaataaaaattataaaatagaaacttagtcTGGTATGAAATTATAACCCTTACTCAACCTTTGATTCCATATTGATGCTCCAACatcttagatataaatttaagtttgatgctgattttaagttaatatttatgtcaataaacttttggttatatcagtgatttgctactagtgaatatgtaaatgcaaaatctgtttaagtaagaaatgaataaacattgtatgttatgtatttgtcagttttatttttggtaatttacctGTCTTCTTTAGTAGGAAAAGCCAGTGTAAAGtggttaataatattagtttactttacaagaatatacagataatgcatatatgaatgacccgtacctactaatagttagaaatattaaaaaaataggtagcaaaataaaaatatttcagttatggttattttttattaaaataaggcacCAAATATCTTCCTTAACATAGTGCAGtctacatagaaaaataagcatatgtaacaacttattaaacaatacagaCATTACTACTGAACACACACAGGTGCACCAAATTCAATGCATTACTACCTAATGTAGATGtattcaattattcatatttttatatgtagataattaactaataaatgtaagtgttaatTTGCAGCAGTCAATAGGTATCTTGTTTGTGTgctgttatatacaaaaaattgttcaattcataaaacctaacgttagatgttgtgatgatttcataaaattactatgataCCTACAGTTACTATGAATACATCCTGATTGTTTCCTTAAGacaacaattgtaaataataatagttaggtattttaaagatataattcttcccaaaatctacaaatccagtttgtttataataatatctcatTGACATTCAAACTGCTGaacttattaagattaaatgtgGAAGAACATAGTTTCAGTTACTGTTTCCTGTTCATGAGGTAATGTTACTTAACCAACcattatttcatactccacttgtcttattttttacattattcataaaatgcttCATTCCCCATTTTCAGGTACATAATATACCTAacactaaaattaattaaaagataagaCTTTAGTAAAACTTGTCCATTtgtggtttttttaaatattttaagttgtaATTATTAGCTTCTCTttttctgaaaagaaaatattttagttagtactttgatcaaatagaaaactgacaaactaaactaagatCGGTCCAAGGTTTGTTCAAtaggtaactttaatattaaaactctttacttaattctaaacttaaaaatatacttaatttgtcactttgctgcttattgtcaattaaagtttttaataaccaaacaatgtcagtaactcccaagggacttgaattcaaacttctcattcattaacaatattataatagatatCTCTAGTATATTgacttagtaaataattaaagaaaatatctgcttaccattacttagtattgctcactagattttatatttccaaagttcataaagtataaatccacttcatttgattaatttaaatcaatattatatcattatcagcttctattataattacaataaaatgtatttagaacttctaattatgttcattagtgactgctttctcatctgaaatatacaaataaaatgtacaatcatttttctttgtgattatataatatatgcaatattaaatggtacatatatatatttttcaaattaaagaacaatttcatgaacttacatgcaatataaatatcaataaaagatatccaatataactaggatttacctctactaatttgctgattttcttgatattttcatatttatctgtGTCTATTAAGTTATCCTCGCATTGATTCattgaaaaactaaaactctaAACACgagaaagttaaaaaaaacagataacaaattaaaatcatttcgttaaaacgtccaaaataagacatgtttttaaaacggtagcgattaaagatggcaatagttgtactgaattattgcaaacagcagcttttgagatcacgctaaaacatggcggagaaacgccgttttttctacactgccgaaacattaattggccgttggctaccgaatagcgtaagcgttaatgtgtgtcttttcgtagcactgtcatggcgtcgcttattgtatcccgactcacgcctttagggcctaggctaccgactgtcgacacgggctgtcattttcatacaaatttagttttcgactttctacatacactactgttaagccaTCTTGGCTAGACCCCCAGAACTATATCTACTATGAGCTATCTATATTCTGTTCTATAGTCTATGGACTCCCGTTACTTATTTACTTTTACGTTTAGGTATTCCAAAATGAAAATACTttgctaattaaataaaagtgttgtattaaaaataaataatcgttGTGCCATACACTTTCTATATTAATCAGAAGGACGAATCGCGTAGAATTTAATTGAAGCTTGTGTaacattgtatttatttacttgtgtaatatttttttatagaatgtcTTTaactcaatttaaattttgaagcaattattttagtataataaaattgaattataacAAGTTATGACTTCACTTCTCTTTTTAAAATCTGTGTTGTTTGCTAATGCAactcaaaagaaaaaaaaagtaaacaaggtgtaagtatatttatttaatttctaaacaaattataaaagaaagcTTAATATTGTTTGTCGCTCAGTGTCTTGAATCGTAAATGAATGTATTACATTAAGGTAGAAACCCTTTAATAACATAACGTGTTTAATTACAGTATCTCAAAAAGAAAGAAATCATATGAGCATTGTcgaatatgtaataaaatgagGGCTGACATTCAAATTTTTgataattctaataaaattaatatatccgAAGAAGTTGAGAAAATATCTGGTGTTAtggtaagtatatattttagcaatttaaatatcttgGTACATTCATCAATATCATGTGCCAAGCATAACTAAGGATATGTGTTccaaagttaaattaaaaaatatttaactgtttgttttcattatgataaattatattatttttcagattAGTAAGTTTGATGATCATTCAAAACACATTTGTCAAAATTGTTATCAACTTTTAAAGAGCTGTATTCTGTTTCGGGAGAtgtgtcaaaaaaataataagaggCTTGAAGTTGAAGTGTCCATTAAAACAGGTAGTGTAGTTATAccataatagtaaaataacatTCACAGAACACttattaactaaagtactatgcACCTCCAAGACATGTATTACGAATAGGTAATCATTAACTTTTGG
Coding sequences within it:
- the LOC125049722 gene encoding zinc finger protein 226-like isoform X2, which encodes MASFLMLKSRSFVDAMEKSMTNILQSVSEDSTLSDVCRICNQGNANIPIFDDTSHINISKEVMHITGVFMHKIDKYSKYICENCFNLLKGSIFFRELCLRNNQNCLKRLSNRKELIMKTDQEQVFEQETQPNHSDDEVDTWLCSSCNKEFLDMISYDIHCTECNKNYENAELDFKVEKNERALCEVCGKTIACVGQLTLHLKSHSNSFPYLCDTCPYRGRTVELLKVHKRIHLKVKPFKCTQCPQRTTTHGNLKKHMDRRHSSIQYKTLFTQAP
- the LOC125049722 gene encoding zinc finger protein 568-like isoform X1; its protein translation is MASFLMLKSRSFVDAMEKSMTNILQSVSEDSTLSDVCRICNQGNANIPIFDDTSHINISKEVMHITGVFMHKIDKYSKYICENCFNLLKGSIFFRELCLRNNQNCLKRLSNRKELIMKTDQEQVFEQETQPNHSDDEVDTWLCSSCNKEFLDMISYDIHCTECNKNYENAELDFKVEKNERALCEVCGKTIACVGQLTLHLKSHSNSFPYLCDTCPYRGRTVELLKVHKRIHLKVKPFKCTQCPQRTTTHGNLKKHMDRRHSSIQYKCPYCEKITSSKHDLTKHIEDMHLNQEPFPCDICCKTFKIRHYLRKHLRKVHKIKTGHPRGRVPDYLRYQNEERNKDVVNADVM
- the LOC125049721 gene encoding uncharacterized protein LOC125049721 isoform X2; the encoded protein is MTSLLFLKSVLFANATQKKKKVNKVISKRKKSYEHCRICNKMRADIQIFDNSNKINISEEVEKISGVMISKFDDHSKHICQNCYQLLKSCILFREMCQKNNKRLEVEVSIKTEQIACNEKESFPTTCEEEDVYIPSPANSDDELDLWQCSTCNKQFLNAKHTCQRVPI